The DNA window GAAGAAAAATGGATCAAACGCATTACCCGCGGGCACTATTTTATGGGATTTTTTGAATTCTTACTCCATTTTTCGGCCTATCTGATCGGCATTCTCTTTATGAAAATGGGACCGGGAATCAGCCAAATTCAAGTGTACCAGGCGGTTAGTGCTTCACTGGCCATCAGCATTACGTTTGCAATAATTATTACGCTGCTTTCAAAACGGGCCATTACCGCCGGCATTGCGTCCTCGAATTCTTTAACCAATCTTTTGGATGTGAGAGAAAGTATTTTCAAGAAACTGCTGACGCTCAATTCGGGATTCTTTTTGATTGTCGTTTTTGTGCTCGGTTTTATCAATCTGTCCAGCAATTTTAAAATTCTGAAAAAGAATCAAATGGACGAAATCCTAATGACTGATCACAACCTGAGCGCCTTTTTCGACACACTCGATCTCGAAAATTTGTCCGATTTGTCGCGTGCCAAAACATATCTTACCCGGTTTTTTCGCTCCCAGTTCAAGGAATTTCTTTTGGTGGGGCCGTCCGGAAAGGTTCTGGGTTCCAGTCAGGATACGAATCCTTTGAAAGAAATTCCTTTTTCCGAATTGCAGAAGAAATCCTTTCTCAATTATAAAAGTACCGGGCTTTCCTATTATCCCGATTATCCCAACAGCAAAATCTACCTTTGGAAGCCGGTGGATGGCGGAAGCGTATTTTTTGTTTCCGTTATTCACGAAGATATTATCGGTTCTCTTCTCATTTCGAATTTTCTTCATCAAGCCTGGATTTACATCGGAATTATTTTGTTAGGCCTTCTTCTGCTAAGCTACATGGCGTATGACCTCATTCAGCCTATTCGAAATATTATTAATAAGGCAACAAGGATTTCTGAAGGGGATTTGACCCAGCCCGTGCCGATCGAAACCTGGGATGAATTACTCCTGCTGGCCCGTGCGTTTGAAAACATTCGTGTGAGTTTCCAAAAGATCACCAGTCGGATTCGGGGCTCGGCCGAAAAAATGCAGGATATTTCCGATTCGATCGCAGAAGCGACCAATCAGGAGGCTTCTGCCGTTGTGGAATATGCCTCTTCCGTCAACGAGGTACTGGCCACATTGGAGGAATTGGCCCAAACCAGCAAGAAGGTTTCAGACAGCGCAGCTGGTGTTTCCGGTTTAACGGAAAAGAACCTGCAAAAGGTTGAAGACAGTAACCAGATCATTCAGGAATATTTTCAGCAATCTCAGCAAATTGAAGATCAATTTGAAAAAAATGTCCGACAGATGAAGGAGCTGAACAAAAAGATTCAGGACATCTCCCGCATATTGGAATTAATCGAAAATATTTCGGGAGAAACAAAAATCCTTTCCATTAATGCCTCAATCGAGTCCGCCAGAAGCGGTGACAATGGCAGAGGATTTGGTGTAGTGGCTTCTGAGATTCGAAAACTTACGGATCGGGTGGTCAACTCCACATCAACCATTCGGCAGTATATTCGTGAGGTACAAAATTTATCGGACGAAACAATGTCCATTACACAAAAAACCTGGGAGGGATTGCAAAAACAACTGGGATCCATTGAAATTATCCGCGATTCGTTTGATGAAATTCTTCAACACACGGAAAATGTTTCGGAGGTCGCCAATCATATCTCGGAAAGCATTCAACAGCAGTCGATCGCAACACATCAGGTCAGAAATACCATGGAGGAAATTTCACAGGTGATACGGGATTCTTCGGAAATGATTCAGCGAACGAAAAATCAGGTACAGGATTTCAACATCCTTTCAACGGAATTTCTTAACCTGGTTGCGGTTTTTAAATTTAACCAGGAGGACCCCTCCCGTTCACGTCAACAAGAGTCCAGACCAACCCCGCAGATTCCAGAAACCCTTTTGGATGAGGTGTATAACTCATGATTTTCAGACTGGATAGCAACGAATTCGACTGGTCAGAATTGCTGCCGAGTTTTATTGAATCGGCAGAAGAAAACTTATCCTTTCTCGCCGAAGACCTGATGAATCTGGATGAGGACAATAAAAACTCTGACCTGTTTGAAGATATTTACCGCCGCGCCCACAATTTGAAAGGCTCTGCCTACACAATCGGATTCAAAGACCTGGGAGATCTGGCGCACAGCATGGAAAATATACTAAAAGCCTATTTTCAGGGGGAACGAACGCCGTCTTCACAGGACATTGACCTGCTTATGAGGGGGCTGGATAAATTAAAAGAGATGCTCGATGAGCTGAAGAAAAAGGGTTGGGTGGATGACCACAAGGAAGAAATTTTGGAATTGGAAAGCCAATTTGATGCCTGCCTGCAATCTGCAGGGAACGAGAACTCTGAAAGGAATACGGCAAAATCGTCCCCCGCAGGTGCTTCGGGCGTATCCAAAAAATCGAAAAATGGAACAGCTTCATCCATTCATCAACCGGAGATTTTGTTTGATTCTGTACGGGTCAAAACGGTCTATCTGGAAAAAATCATGAATTTGCTGGGCGAACTGGTCATCTTAAAAAATTCCCGATCGGATGATACCAAACACCTGGCAAACAGCAAGAAGATAATGAGGGATTTTTTTGCCGAATTTTTGCATTTTCAGGAAAAACACAATCCTGTGCAGGAGTCCGGGGCCTGTTTGGGGGACAAAAGACAGATGCAAATTCTTGCCAAAAAAGGCAGTGACGTTCTGAAAACAATGGATACCCTCTTTGAGAGGATTGTAGAAAATTTCGATCGCTTCAGCAATTTGCTGGACCAGCTTCAGAACAATGTGGTCAATATTCGAATGGTCCCCTTTTCCATTATTTTTCGGGGATTTCAACGAACGATTCGTGATTTGGCCAAAGAATTTGGCAAAGAGATTCATTACGTGCAGGAAGGCGGAGAAACGCAGATTGACCGGGGGATTTTGGAGGGGTTGGTTGATCCTATGGTCCATCTTATCCGCAATTCTATTGACCATGGTATTGAAACCGTGGACGAACGGAAGCGGGCCGGAAAACCCGAAAAAGGGATTATTCGCATTGCGGCCACCCAGGAAAACGGACAAATCAGGGTTGTGATAGAGGATGACGGCCGCGGAATAGATAGTGAGCGAATCAAAGAAACGGCTTTGGCGAAAGGCCTGCTCACGCAGGAGCAGCTGGAGGCGATGACAGAAAAAGAAGCGCTGGATTTGATTTTTGAGTCGGGTTTTAGCACAAAGAAGGTGGCCAACCAGATTTCGGGGCGAGGAATCGGGATGAGTGTGGTTAAACAGAACATCTCGAAATTGAACGGAGATATTACCATTGAAACGGCCCCCGGCAAAGGAACAAAATTTATTTTGAGTCTGCCCCTTACCCTACTGATTTCACGAGCCTTGCTGGTCAAAGTAAAGGAACACGTCTATGTGCTCCCAACATCTTTTGTCAAAAAGATTTTGACCTTTCAGCATTCCGACCTCATGTACTTTTCCAGTTATCCGGTGATTCTGATAGGAAAAGAGGCCATTCCGCTGGCATCCATTTATGAAATTCTGAATAATCAGAAGAATGGTTATTTTGATAAGCTTAATGCCCGTTATGAAGGGATTTTGGTCCAGGCAAATAATCAAAAGCTCATTCTCTGTGTGGATCAAATCCTGGAAGAACAGGGAATTGTGGCGAAATCTTTGGGAACACATATTAAACACATTCCGAAAATTTCGGGTTCAACCGTCCTTGCCGACGGCAGCCTGGGGCTTATTCTGGATATTCCCGCCATTTTAAGAGCGCTGAAAGAGGATTTTCTTGAGTCCGGGTTGTCCGGAACGTTGATTCAGAAGAATCTTGAAGAAGAGAATCACCGCGCCGGGGGAAATCATATTCTTCTGGTGGAGGATGAACTGGCCACACAGCAACTGGAGAAATCCATTCTGGAAAGTGCGGGTTTTCATGTGGAGGTTGCCAATAATGGATTAGAAGCCCTGAGAAGACTTGAATCGAGTCCTGTGGATTTGGTGATTACGGACATTAATATGCCGGAAATGGACGGGCTTAATCTGACGAAGAGCATTCGAAGCAAGGATCAGTTTTCCCACCTGCCTGTTATTGTGGTGTCATCAATGGATAACCCGGAGGACAGGCAAAAGGGAATTTCGGTTGGAGCGGATGCCTATATTTCGAAGAATCGATTTAGCAGGGGTGAATTGGTCGATGTTGTCAAATCATTTATGGAGTGACCATGTCACGTTTATTGGACCAAAAGTTTCAGGAGATGGATGCGGCAATTGAAAAACTAAATTCGGTTGTCAATTCATATTGTCTCATTGCCATTGGTTCCTCAACGGGGGGGCCAAAGGCGTTACGAACAATTTTTGAAAAATTGCCATCCAATTTTCCCGTCCCGATTATTGTGGCACAGCACATGTCGCGCGGATTCATGAAGAATCTTGTTGAGCATATCAACAAAATTTGCTCCTTGCGCGCATGTCTGGCGGAAACCGGAATGAAACTGGAAGCAGGTGCGATCTATTTTTCTCCTGACGACCAGCATGTGCGTGTAACCCGGAAAATGACTCTTGAACTGGTTCAGTTTGCGAATGGGAAATTATATGTTCCTTCGGTGGATGTGTTGTTTGAATCGGTGGCCGAATCTCTGGGAAAACGCGCCATCGGGATTATTTTAACGGGAATGG is part of the Calditrichota bacterium genome and encodes:
- a CDS encoding methyl-accepting chemotaxis protein → MKLSKISIYLLIEIVAAYLVIIVGFGISLFLSNLAFSPEQVAFFKRLYMDLGGIAFLLTVAVPVYFMESILRELHRLKHKEGTALEEKWIKRITRGHYFMGFFEFLLHFSAYLIGILFMKMGPGISQIQVYQAVSASLAISITFAIIITLLSKRAITAGIASSNSLTNLLDVRESIFKKLLTLNSGFFLIVVFVLGFINLSSNFKILKKNQMDEILMTDHNLSAFFDTLDLENLSDLSRAKTYLTRFFRSQFKEFLLVGPSGKVLGSSQDTNPLKEIPFSELQKKSFLNYKSTGLSYYPDYPNSKIYLWKPVDGGSVFFVSVIHEDIIGSLLISNFLHQAWIYIGIILLGLLLLSYMAYDLIQPIRNIINKATRISEGDLTQPVPIETWDELLLLARAFENIRVSFQKITSRIRGSAEKMQDISDSIAEATNQEASAVVEYASSVNEVLATLEELAQTSKKVSDSAAGVSGLTEKNLQKVEDSNQIIQEYFQQSQQIEDQFEKNVRQMKELNKKIQDISRILELIENISGETKILSINASIESARSGDNGRGFGVVASEIRKLTDRVVNSTSTIRQYIREVQNLSDETMSITQKTWEGLQKQLGSIEIIRDSFDEILQHTENVSEVANHISESIQQQSIATHQVRNTMEEISQVIRDSSEMIQRTKNQVQDFNILSTEFLNLVAVFKFNQEDPSRSRQQESRPTPQIPETLLDEVYNS
- a CDS encoding hybrid sensor histidine kinase/response regulator; this translates as MIFRLDSNEFDWSELLPSFIESAEENLSFLAEDLMNLDEDNKNSDLFEDIYRRAHNLKGSAYTIGFKDLGDLAHSMENILKAYFQGERTPSSQDIDLLMRGLDKLKEMLDELKKKGWVDDHKEEILELESQFDACLQSAGNENSERNTAKSSPAGASGVSKKSKNGTASSIHQPEILFDSVRVKTVYLEKIMNLLGELVILKNSRSDDTKHLANSKKIMRDFFAEFLHFQEKHNPVQESGACLGDKRQMQILAKKGSDVLKTMDTLFERIVENFDRFSNLLDQLQNNVVNIRMVPFSIIFRGFQRTIRDLAKEFGKEIHYVQEGGETQIDRGILEGLVDPMVHLIRNSIDHGIETVDERKRAGKPEKGIIRIAATQENGQIRVVIEDDGRGIDSERIKETALAKGLLTQEQLEAMTEKEALDLIFESGFSTKKVANQISGRGIGMSVVKQNISKLNGDITIETAPGKGTKFILSLPLTLLISRALLVKVKEHVYVLPTSFVKKILTFQHSDLMYFSSYPVILIGKEAIPLASIYEILNNQKNGYFDKLNARYEGILVQANNQKLILCVDQILEEQGIVAKSLGTHIKHIPKISGSTVLADGSLGLILDIPAILRALKEDFLESGLSGTLIQKNLEEENHRAGGNHILLVEDELATQQLEKSILESAGFHVEVANNGLEALRRLESSPVDLVITDINMPEMDGLNLTKSIRSKDQFSHLPVIVVSSMDNPEDRQKGISVGADAYISKNRFSRGELVDVVKSFME
- a CDS encoding chemotaxis protein CheB, coding for MSRLLDQKFQEMDAAIEKLNSVVNSYCLIAIGSSTGGPKALRTIFEKLPSNFPVPIIVAQHMSRGFMKNLVEHINKICSLRACLAETGMKLEAGAIYFSPDDQHVRVTRKMTLELVQFANGKLYVPSVDVLFESVAESLGKRAIGIILTGMGNDGAAGLRKMADVGAFTIAESEETSVVFGMPKVAIEKGAAREVLPIYEIANRIIELTGLSN